One Ptychodera flava strain L36383 unplaced genomic scaffold, AS_Pfla_20210202 Scaffold_33__1_contigs__length_2856901_pilon, whole genome shotgun sequence DNA segment encodes these proteins:
- the LOC139127541 gene encoding uncharacterized protein: protein MDVVSLYTNIPHSYGIQAVKEMIEENNTITVNPELICEMLQFILTKNYFEFNGQYYLQICGTAMGSKVAPSYANITMGKLERQILENYTPAPDNWKRFIDDVRFMWQHGLDQLKQFHQYCNSVHPTLQFTLEYSDKQISFLDTLMTLTEDKIETTVYNKTTDKHSYLWTTSCHPSHTFQAIPWSQSLRYRRICSNDDLFQTEATKLKNHLIKRNYKPRTISDAIKKAENINRSKLIQPTSSIKPTTHKRIPFVIEYNLPFHTYHQLSVNTGTYFSQTRPPAKSSRKHLS, encoded by the coding sequence ATGGATGTGGTGTCACTCTACACCAATATTCCACACAGCTACGGCATTCAGGCAGTCAAGGAAATGATAGAAGAGAACAATACCATAACAGTTAATCCCGAACTTATTTGTGAGATGCTACAATTTATTCTCACAAAAAACTACTTTGAATTCAATGGTCAATACTATCTACAGATATGCGGTACTGCTATGGGTAGCAAAGTCGCCCCATCATATGCCAATATCACTATGGGAAAATTAGAAAGGCAAATTCTGGAAAACTACACACCGGCACCAGACAACTGGAAAAGGTTCATCGATGACGTCAGATTTATGTGGCAACATGGTCTAGACCAACTTAAACAATTTCACCAATACTGTAATTCTGTCCACCCCACTCTACAGTTTACCCTGGAATACAGTGACAAACAGATTTCATTCCTGGACACACTGATGACACTCACCGAGGACAAGATTGAAACTACAGTTTACAACAAAACCACAGACAAACATTCATATCTATGGACAACCTCGTGTCATCCAAGCCACACATTTCAGGCAATACCCTGGAGCCAGTCCCTTCGATACAGACGTATCTGTTCGAATGATGATCTTTTCCAGACGGAGGCTACCAAATTGAAAAACCACCTTATCAAACGAAATTACAAACCCCGTACCATCTCCGATGCTATCAAGAAAGCCGAAAATATCAACAGAAGCAAGCTCATTCAGCCAACCTCTTCAATCAAACCCACAACCCACAAAAGGATACCATTCGTCATTGAATACAACCTACCCTTCCACACATACCATCAATTATCCGTAAACACTGGAACATACTTCAGTCAAACCAGGCCACCAGCAAAGTCTTCAAGGAAGCACCTGTCATAG
- the LOC139127543 gene encoding uncharacterized protein: protein MDVVSLYTNIPHSYGIQAVKEMIEENNTITVNPELICEMLQFILTKNYFEFNGQYYLQICGTAMGSKVAPSYANITMGKLERQILENYTPAPDNWKRFIDDVRFMWQHGLDQLKQFHQYCNSVHPTLQFTLEYSDKQISFLDTLMTLTEDKIETTVYNKPQTNIHIYGQPRVIQATHFRQYPGASPFDTDVSVRMMIFSRRRLPN from the coding sequence ATGGATGTGGTGTCACTCTACACCAATATTCCACACAGCTACGGCATTCAGGCAGTCAAGGAAATGATAGAAGAGAACAATACCATAACAGTTAATCCCGAACTTATTTGTGAGATGCTACAATTTATTCTCACAAAAAACTACTTTGAATTCAATGGTCAATACTATCTACAGATATGCGGTACTGCTATGGGTAGCAAAGTCGCCCCATCATATGCCAATATCACTATGGGAAAATTAGAAAGGCAAATTCTGGAAAACTACACACCGGCACCAGACAACTGGAAAAGGTTCATCGATGACGTCAGATTTATGTGGCAACATGGTCTAGACCAACTTAAACAATTTCACCAATACTGTAATTCTGTCCACCCCACTCTACAGTTTACCCTGGAATACAGTGACAAACAGATTTCATTCCTGGACACACTGATGACACTCACCGAGGACAAGATTGAAACTACAGTTTACAACAAACCACAGACAAACATTCATATCTATGGACAACCTCGTGTCATCCAAGCCACACATTTCAGGCAATACCCTGGAGCCAGTCCCTTCGATACAGACGTATCTGTTCGAATGATGATCTTTTCCAGACGGAGGCTACCAAATTGA